One genomic segment of Nitrospira sp. CR1.1 includes these proteins:
- the atpD gene encoding F0F1 ATP synthase subunit beta translates to MSTGKVIQVIGPVVDVEFPPGHLPNIYNALKVTQEENKAAGKPAVRITLEVASHLGENRVRGIAMSTTDGLTRGMDVTDTGAPISVPVGRETLGRLINVLGEPVDEKGPIKSKKTYPIHRPAPRLEDQDTKTEVLETGIKVVDLLEPYSKGGKVGLFGGAGVGKTVIIMELINNIALHHGGFSVFAGVGERTREGNDLWHEMQESKVIDPDDYTKSKAALVYGQMNEPPGARLRVALTGLAVAEFFRDEENQDVLLFVDNIFRFTQAGSEVSALLGRMPSAVGYQPNLSTEMGALQERITSTKKGSITSVQAIYVPADDLTDPAPATAFAHLDATTVLSRQLAELGIYPAVDPLDSTSRILDPQVIGEEHYKVARGVQSVLQRYKDLQDIIAILGMDELSEDDKMAVARARKIQRFLSQPFHVAEAFTGAPGKYVKLKDTVRSFKEILEGKYDHLPEQAFYMVGPIEEAVAKAEKMGVKV, encoded by the coding sequence ATGAGCACAGGAAAAGTCATTCAAGTCATCGGCCCCGTGGTCGACGTAGAGTTTCCTCCCGGCCACCTGCCGAATATCTACAACGCGCTCAAGGTGACGCAAGAAGAGAACAAGGCGGCCGGAAAGCCGGCGGTTCGGATCACCCTCGAAGTGGCCTCCCACCTCGGGGAAAATCGCGTCCGCGGCATCGCGATGTCGACGACGGACGGTCTCACGCGCGGGATGGATGTGACCGATACCGGTGCACCGATCTCGGTTCCCGTGGGTCGTGAGACCCTGGGCCGACTGATCAACGTGCTTGGCGAGCCGGTCGATGAAAAGGGCCCGATCAAGTCGAAGAAAACCTATCCTATTCACCGGCCGGCGCCGCGTCTCGAAGATCAAGACACAAAGACCGAAGTGCTGGAGACCGGCATCAAGGTGGTCGACTTGTTGGAACCCTACAGCAAGGGCGGAAAAGTCGGTCTCTTCGGCGGAGCCGGAGTCGGCAAGACCGTCATCATCATGGAACTCATCAACAACATCGCGCTCCACCACGGTGGATTCTCGGTGTTCGCGGGCGTCGGTGAGCGCACACGTGAAGGTAACGATCTCTGGCATGAAATGCAGGAGTCCAAGGTCATCGATCCCGACGACTATACCAAGTCCAAAGCGGCGCTGGTCTATGGGCAGATGAACGAGCCACCGGGGGCGCGTCTCCGGGTTGCGTTGACCGGTCTCGCCGTTGCCGAATTTTTCCGTGACGAAGAGAATCAGGACGTGTTGTTGTTCGTCGACAACATCTTCCGGTTTACGCAGGCGGGATCGGAAGTGTCCGCGTTGCTTGGCCGTATGCCATCGGCGGTCGGTTATCAACCGAACTTGTCCACCGAAATGGGCGCGCTTCAAGAACGGATTACCTCGACGAAAAAAGGGTCTATCACGTCGGTTCAGGCCATCTATGTGCCGGCCGACGACTTGACTGACCCGGCGCCGGCGACGGCCTTTGCGCATTTGGACGCCACCACAGTGTTGTCCCGCCAATTGGCCGAGTTGGGTATCTATCCGGCCGTCGACCCTCTCGATTCGACCTCACGCATTCTCGATCCCCAGGTGATCGGCGAAGAGCACTACAAGGTCGCGCGAGGAGTCCAGTCCGTGTTGCAACGGTATAAGGATCTGCAGGACATCATCGCCATTTTGGGTATGGACGAACTGTCAGAAGACGACAAGATGGCCGTGGCGCGCGCACGCAAAATTCAGCGCTTCCTGTCTCAGCCGTTCCATGTGGCCGAAGCGTTCACCGGTGCGCCTGGCAAGTATGTGAAGCTGAAGGATACGGTCCGGAGCTTCAAGGAAATCCTCGAGGGAAAATACGACCACCTGCCCGAGCAGGCGTTCTACATGGTCGGTCCGATTGAGGAAGCAGTGGCGAAGGCTGAAAAGATGGGAGTGAAGGTCTAA
- the atpG gene encoding ATP synthase F1 subunit gamma: protein MPSLQSLRRKIAAFKNTQKITKAMKMVAAAKLKRSQDRILAARPYAHKMRGVLSNLSQRVNRTSHPLLQKREGKKIEILVVTSDRGLCGGFNGNIVRKSAEFVRQCESQGLSVNLSLIGRKGRDYFRRRSWPIRQEWTGIFDKLSFEHAIDIGGDLTENFVTGTFDELYVVYNEFKSAIQQRVIVEKLFPIDAAVEFGAAPNGTEQAATGGSYLYEPDEAELLNALVPKHFQIQTYRILLESAAAEHGARMAAMDGATRNAGQLIKKVTLYYNKTRQAAITKELMDIVGGAEALK from the coding sequence ATGCCGAGCTTACAATCTCTGCGGCGGAAAATCGCCGCCTTCAAGAATACGCAGAAAATCACGAAGGCCATGAAGATGGTCGCGGCGGCGAAGCTCAAGCGCTCGCAGGATCGTATTCTGGCCGCGCGTCCGTATGCGCACAAAATGCGTGGCGTGCTGAGCAATCTCAGCCAACGTGTGAATCGTACGTCCCATCCGTTGCTCCAAAAGCGGGAAGGAAAGAAGATCGAAATCCTCGTCGTCACGAGCGATCGCGGTCTCTGCGGCGGCTTCAACGGTAACATTGTCAGAAAGAGCGCCGAGTTTGTCCGGCAATGCGAATCGCAAGGCTTGTCGGTCAATCTCAGCCTGATCGGACGCAAGGGCCGGGATTATTTCCGCCGCCGGTCATGGCCGATCAGGCAGGAGTGGACGGGGATTTTCGATAAGTTGAGCTTTGAGCATGCCATCGACATCGGTGGTGACCTGACTGAAAATTTCGTCACAGGCACGTTTGACGAACTCTATGTGGTGTACAACGAGTTCAAGTCTGCGATCCAACAGCGCGTGATCGTCGAGAAATTATTCCCTATCGACGCGGCCGTTGAGTTCGGCGCTGCGCCCAACGGGACGGAGCAGGCTGCCACCGGTGGCAGCTACTTATACGAGCCGGATGAGGCCGAATTGTTGAACGCGTTGGTGCCAAAGCATTTTCAGATTCAAACGTACCGAATTTTGTTGGAGTCGGCAGCCGCGGAACATGGCGCACGCATGGCGGCGATGGACGGCGCCACCCGCAATGCCGGTCAGCTGATCAAAAAAGTCACTCTGTATTACAACAAGACCCGCCAGGCGGCTATCACCAAAGAACTCATGGATATCGTGGGCGGAGCAGAGGCCCTGAAATAA
- a CDS encoding F0F1 ATP synthase subunit alpha codes for MQIKAEEISSIIKEKIKGFDQQVDVSQTGSVIQVGDGIAKVYGLDGAMAGEMLEFPGGLYGIALNLEEDNVGAVLMGDDVGIKEGDPVKRTGRIAEIPVGEALVGRVVNAIGQPIDGKGPINSQHSSRIEVVAPGVNTRQSVREPLQTGIKAIDAMIPIGRGQRELIIGDRQTGKTAIAVDTIINQKGLGVFCIYVAVGQKRSTVARVVKTLEENHAMEYSMVVAATASDPAPMQFLAPFAGAAIGEYFRDNGKHALIVYDDLSKHAVAYRQLSLLLRRPPGREAYPGDVFYLHSRLLERAAKLSDKLGGGSLTALPIIETQAGDVSAYIPTNVISITDGQIYLGSDLFYSGIRPAINVGLSVSRVGGSAQIKTMKQVAGTLRLDLAQYREMAAFSQFGSELDKATQMQLARGVRMVELLKQGQYKPMPVADQVLSIYAGVNGFLDDVPVDKVLQFEADLLHYVGQNHQDMRKDIATVGKIDDKVGGKLKEIIGTFKQKMGYGAK; via the coding sequence ATGCAGATCAAGGCAGAAGAGATCAGCTCCATCATTAAAGAGAAGATCAAGGGGTTCGATCAACAAGTCGATGTGAGCCAGACCGGTTCGGTCATTCAGGTCGGAGACGGTATTGCGAAAGTCTACGGACTCGACGGCGCCATGGCCGGAGAAATGCTCGAATTCCCGGGCGGACTGTACGGCATCGCCTTGAACCTTGAAGAAGACAATGTCGGCGCCGTGCTGATGGGCGACGATGTCGGGATCAAGGAAGGTGATCCTGTCAAGCGCACCGGCCGAATTGCCGAAATCCCCGTGGGTGAAGCGCTGGTCGGACGGGTGGTCAACGCCATCGGACAGCCGATCGATGGCAAGGGCCCGATCAACTCCCAACATTCGTCACGCATCGAAGTGGTGGCGCCAGGCGTGAATACCAGGCAGTCCGTGCGGGAACCGTTGCAGACGGGCATCAAGGCCATCGATGCCATGATCCCCATCGGTCGCGGTCAGCGTGAGTTGATCATCGGGGACCGGCAGACCGGAAAGACCGCGATCGCCGTCGACACCATTATCAATCAGAAGGGCCTTGGCGTCTTCTGTATCTACGTTGCCGTTGGCCAGAAACGGTCGACCGTCGCACGCGTGGTGAAGACCCTCGAAGAGAACCATGCCATGGAGTACAGCATGGTCGTGGCGGCTACTGCCAGCGATCCTGCACCGATGCAGTTCTTGGCCCCGTTTGCGGGCGCCGCGATCGGTGAGTATTTCCGCGATAACGGCAAACACGCGCTGATCGTCTACGACGATTTGTCGAAGCACGCCGTTGCCTATCGACAGCTGTCTTTGTTGCTCCGTCGTCCGCCCGGTCGTGAGGCCTATCCCGGCGACGTGTTTTATCTGCACTCTCGTCTTTTGGAGCGTGCGGCAAAATTGAGCGATAAATTGGGCGGCGGCAGTTTGACGGCCCTTCCGATTATTGAGACTCAGGCCGGCGACGTGTCGGCGTATATTCCGACCAACGTCATCTCGATCACAGACGGCCAGATTTATCTCGGCAGCGATTTGTTCTATTCCGGTATCCGTCCGGCGATTAACGTCGGTCTGTCGGTGTCCCGCGTCGGCGGCTCCGCGCAGATCAAGACCATGAAGCAGGTCGCCGGTACGCTCCGATTGGATCTTGCACAGTACCGCGAAATGGCCGCCTTCTCCCAGTTCGGCAGCGAACTCGACAAGGCCACTCAGATGCAGCTCGCCCGCGGTGTCCGTATGGTGGAGCTGCTCAAGCAAGGGCAATATAAGCCGATGCCAGTCGCCGATCAGGTGTTGTCGATTTATGCCGGCGTCAACGGATTCTTGGATGATGTGCCTGTGGACAAGGTGTTGCAATTCGAGGCCGATCTGCTCCATTACGTCGGGCAGAACCACCAGGACATGCGAAAAGACATCGCCACTGTCGGGAAAATCGACGATAAGGTGGGCGGCAAGCTGAAAGAAATCATCGGGACCTTCAAGCAGAAAATGGGCTACGGAGCAAAATAG
- the atpH gene encoding ATP synthase F1 subunit delta: MGIVIKTAVARRYAKALFELLDNPSIEPARLALNGLGEAFTHSAELRHAVASPVFPEGTKLSVLIEVATKLGCPPVVKRFLDQLVKKNRVSFLPDIAEAFAKLVDESKGTQQVLVSSANALPATEQDRITTRLRDLLKRDVDVTFHTEPEHVAGLHIRLGSTVVDSTVRGRLSAMQRVLTKE, from the coding sequence ATAGGTATTGTGATTAAGACAGCCGTCGCACGTCGATACGCAAAAGCTCTGTTCGAACTTCTTGATAACCCAAGCATCGAGCCGGCCCGCTTGGCCCTGAATGGACTTGGGGAGGCCTTTACGCATTCAGCCGAATTGCGGCATGCCGTGGCCTCTCCTGTGTTCCCTGAAGGCACCAAGCTCAGTGTGCTGATCGAAGTGGCTACCAAGCTTGGATGTCCACCGGTCGTCAAGCGGTTCCTCGATCAGTTGGTAAAAAAGAATCGCGTCAGTTTCCTGCCCGACATCGCCGAGGCCTTTGCTAAGCTGGTAGATGAATCCAAGGGGACGCAGCAAGTGCTCGTGTCATCCGCCAATGCGCTGCCTGCAACCGAGCAGGATCGGATCACCACCCGGTTGCGCGATCTGTTGAAGCGCGATGTCGATGTCACTTTCCATACAGAACCTGAACATGTCGCCGGCCTCCATATCCGCCTGGGCAGCACCGTCGTAGACAGCACGGTCCGGGGCCGACTGAGCGCCATGCAGCGTGTGTTGACCAAGGAGTAG
- the mnmA gene encoding tRNA 2-thiouridine(34) synthase MnmA, with amino-acid sequence MTRQTVLLGMSGGVDSSVAASLLVQQGYEVHGVTLQVWEHEDEQAAVSKRWEERGCCKIGIAKFVAERLRISYEVVDRREVFQQGVIDDFVAGYAAGTTPNPCVRCNERVKLRSLYALAQERGMDYVATGHYARVQQAGGQWSLHRAFDARKDQSYFLYRIQSDWLPKLLFPVGEMQKSHVWKEAESLGLPVEELKESQEICFVSQGDYRTFLEQERPELKQPGSFVGVDGEVLGRHEGIAFYTPGQRRGLGIAVGQRLYVQKVIPESGEVVLCADEQLVQSDCTVADLSLFDTGIGRQPVDVEVKIRYATPPAAATLLPSAAGALQIQFHQPQRALSPGQSAVFYRGDRVLGGGIIQRS; translated from the coding sequence ATGACACGTCAGACAGTGCTGCTAGGTATGAGCGGCGGAGTGGATAGCTCCGTCGCTGCCTCCTTGCTCGTCCAGCAAGGGTATGAAGTCCACGGCGTCACCCTCCAGGTGTGGGAGCATGAAGACGAGCAGGCCGCGGTTTCCAAGCGCTGGGAAGAGCGCGGCTGCTGCAAGATCGGGATTGCGAAGTTTGTCGCGGAGCGCCTGCGCATTTCCTATGAGGTTGTCGATCGCCGCGAGGTATTTCAGCAGGGCGTCATCGATGATTTTGTCGCGGGGTATGCCGCCGGTACTACTCCCAATCCCTGTGTGCGGTGCAACGAGCGGGTGAAACTCCGTTCCCTCTATGCCTTGGCGCAGGAGCGGGGCATGGACTACGTGGCGACCGGGCATTACGCGCGCGTGCAGCAGGCGGGGGGGCAATGGTCGCTGCACCGGGCTTTCGATGCACGCAAAGACCAGAGCTATTTTCTGTACCGCATTCAGTCGGACTGGCTGCCAAAGCTGTTGTTCCCGGTCGGAGAGATGCAAAAAAGCCACGTGTGGAAGGAAGCGGAATCCCTGGGATTGCCGGTGGAAGAGCTCAAGGAGAGCCAGGAGATTTGTTTTGTGAGCCAGGGCGATTATCGTACGTTCCTCGAGCAGGAACGGCCAGAGCTCAAGCAGCCGGGATCCTTTGTGGGCGTGGATGGTGAAGTGTTGGGCCGGCACGAAGGGATAGCCTTTTACACGCCGGGACAGCGACGCGGATTGGGTATTGCGGTCGGGCAGAGACTGTACGTGCAGAAAGTGATTCCCGAATCAGGCGAGGTGGTGTTGTGCGCAGACGAGCAGCTCGTGCAGTCCGATTGCACTGTGGCGGATCTCAGTCTGTTCGATACGGGTATCGGTCGTCAGCCCGTCGATGTGGAGGTGAAAATCCGGTATGCCACTCCACCGGCCGCCGCGACGCTTCTGCCTTCAGCCGCAGGGGCGCTGCAGATTCAATTTCACCAGCCGCAACGGGCGCTGAGTCCCGGACAGTCAGCGGTCTTTTATCGCGGAGATCGTGTCCTCGGCGGCGGCATCATTCAACGCAGCTAG
- a CDS encoding polymer-forming cytoskeletal protein: MWGETKKQSVAESDKFTFLGKGTSFKGIVTFDGTVRIDGRVEGEVHTGGAVIVGESAVIKGVIAAGSVEISGRVKGSITAQQKVEIQKPGILIGDIQSPVITIEEGAHFHGMSNMGAEKWSEDESSEFGSPQDPGVRDLVAHRGKVKTQEP, encoded by the coding sequence ATGTGGGGTGAGACCAAAAAGCAGTCCGTCGCGGAATCCGATAAGTTTACGTTTCTCGGGAAGGGAACGAGTTTTAAAGGCATCGTCACCTTTGACGGAACCGTTCGTATCGATGGCCGCGTCGAGGGGGAGGTTCACACGGGTGGCGCGGTGATCGTCGGGGAAAGCGCCGTGATCAAAGGCGTGATCGCCGCCGGGTCCGTGGAAATCAGCGGACGCGTGAAGGGCTCGATTACTGCCCAGCAGAAGGTGGAAATTCAAAAGCCCGGGATTCTCATCGGGGACATCCAGAGTCCCGTGATCACGATCGAGGAAGGCGCGCATTTTCACGGTATGAGTAATATGGGCGCTGAGAAGTGGTCGGAGGATGAGTCTTCCGAATTCGGTTCTCCGCAGGATCCGGGCGTGCGCGACCTCGTCGCCCATCGCGGCAAAGTCAAAACCCAAGAGCCGTAA